In one window of Myxococcales bacterium DNA:
- a CDS encoding AgmX/PglI C-terminal domain-containing protein, which translates to MKDIFSDDVLNSIDGAIEKSLTVRTFGVGEVIDDRFRVERVVGRGNFGYVYRAKEEASGKTRAVKVFYERFTGRNGAVGHLVELGNRLTHLTTHPNLVRVFETGHSQHLVYFVEEFINALTLEKLVGAVAKHAPEGGFPADQLAEVMHQVCRVIEEHPEQAHFGLNPQNIFMSKTGVKIADLGVAGSLRPMLAEADFQIMSAQEFWAPEFRQSGILSGSADVYSLGKLLEYLLTLGKCGTPGQPPVIKGPHSPALLDLALMAGDHDPDLRPPTAGAFLGAFENARLALPPEGRETAFAGAALATEDQLAEAAESAMEALSERVSKSDLTEAVEHIVAIGEMDRRETKAGPEMDRALRAVEKEFFTEEGAVPAAEEKATLRVAEEAAPAAGPAARRSPLVWLAATAVVLAVLAVVGYALKDRWSGAPAQPTPVADTNTFDLEGVTIMPEPGGPTFEEMVDALLVQADTYFKINRITDPPDESAYGIYTFVMDIDPKNVAAQDGMKKIENHYLTLGRGLLKNKKYDKAEWSFRKVLFVNEKNDEAKSALDELTKLKSETTVAANTGNKPGEEKPSGGPAKGTEEIIAKPTTPTPMVAPLANISADQIKSTIGKYMGRVKFCFAKNPDAKGEVKMRFVVNPSGAVTNAVVAGSSIGNAEIEQCLVRRVMMMNFPAFEGSPKTVTFPFRFNE; encoded by the coding sequence TTGAAAGATATCTTCTCCGACGACGTTCTCAATTCCATTGACGGCGCGATCGAAAAGTCGTTGACCGTCCGCACCTTCGGCGTGGGCGAGGTGATCGACGACCGGTTCCGGGTCGAACGGGTCGTCGGCCGCGGCAATTTCGGTTACGTCTATCGAGCCAAGGAAGAAGCGAGCGGCAAGACCCGTGCGGTGAAGGTCTTTTACGAGCGGTTCACCGGCCGCAACGGCGCCGTGGGCCACCTGGTGGAATTGGGCAATCGGCTGACCCATCTCACGACGCACCCGAACCTCGTCCGCGTTTTCGAAACGGGCCACTCGCAACACCTCGTCTATTTCGTCGAGGAATTCATCAACGCGCTGACGCTGGAAAAGCTGGTCGGCGCCGTCGCCAAGCACGCTCCCGAGGGCGGCTTTCCCGCCGACCAACTGGCCGAGGTCATGCACCAGGTCTGCCGGGTCATCGAGGAGCATCCGGAACAGGCGCATTTCGGCCTGAATCCGCAAAACATCTTCATGAGCAAGACCGGCGTCAAGATCGCCGACCTGGGAGTCGCCGGCTCGCTGCGCCCGATGCTGGCCGAAGCCGATTTTCAAATCATGTCCGCCCAGGAGTTCTGGGCGCCCGAATTCCGCCAGAGCGGCATTCTGTCGGGTTCCGCCGACGTCTATTCGCTCGGCAAGTTGCTCGAATACCTGCTGACCCTCGGCAAGTGCGGCACTCCCGGCCAACCGCCGGTGATCAAAGGCCCGCATTCGCCGGCTTTGCTGGATTTGGCGCTGATGGCCGGCGACCACGATCCCGATCTGCGGCCGCCGACGGCGGGAGCGTTCCTGGGCGCGTTCGAAAACGCCCGTCTGGCCTTGCCGCCGGAAGGGCGCGAGACGGCGTTCGCGGGCGCCGCCTTGGCCACCGAGGATCAACTGGCCGAGGCCGCCGAGAGCGCCATGGAAGCGTTGTCCGAGCGCGTTTCCAAATCCGATCTCACCGAGGCGGTGGAGCACATCGTCGCGATCGGCGAAATGGATCGGCGCGAAACCAAAGCCGGGCCGGAGATGGATCGCGCGTTGCGGGCGGTGGAAAAAGAATTTTTCACCGAGGAGGGCGCGGTGCCCGCCGCCGAGGAAAAAGCGACGTTGCGCGTCGCCGAGGAAGCGGCGCCGGCGGCCGGGCCAGCCGCGCGCCGTTCGCCGCTGGTCTGGCTGGCCGCCACGGCGGTCGTCCTGGCCGTCCTGGCGGTCGTCGGTTACGCGCTGAAAGATCGGTGGTCCGGAGCGCCGGCGCAACCGACGCCGGTCGCTGACACCAACACCTTCGATCTGGAAGGCGTGACGATCATGCCCGAACCCGGCGGTCCGACCTTCGAGGAAATGGTCGACGCGCTGCTGGTCCAGGCCGACACCTATTTCAAAATCAATCGCATCACCGATCCGCCCGACGAATCGGCTTACGGCATCTACACGTTCGTGATGGACATCGACCCGAAAAACGTCGCGGCGCAGGACGGGATGAAAAAAATCGAGAACCATTACCTGACGCTCGGCCGCGGGCTGCTGAAAAACAAGAAATACGACAAGGCCGAATGGAGCTTCCGCAAGGTCTTGTTCGTCAACGAAAAGAACGACGAGGCCAAAAGCGCGCTGGACGAATTGACCAAGCTCAAGAGCGAAACGACCGTCGCCGCGAATACCGGCAACAAACCGGGCGAGGAAAAGCCTTCCGGCGGGCCCGCCAAGGGCACCGAGGAAATCATCGCCAAACCGACGACGCCCACGCCGATGGTCGCGCCGTTGGCCAATATCAGCGCCGATCAGATCAAATCGACCATCGGCAAGTACATGGGCCGCGTGAAGTTCTGCTTCGCCAAGAACCCCGACGCGAAGGGGGAAGTCAAGATGCGGTTCGTCGTCAATCCCAGCGGCGCGGTGACCAACGCCGTGGTCGCCGGTTCGTCGATCGGCAACGCCGAAATCGAACAATGCCTGGTGCGCCGGGTCATGATGATGAACTTCCCGGCCTTCGAGGGTTCGCCGAAAACCGTAACCTTCCCCTTCCGCTTCAACGAATAG